The Equus quagga isolate Etosha38 unplaced genomic scaffold, UCLA_HA_Equagga_1.0 167375_RagTag, whole genome shotgun sequence region CAAGTCACCAGGAGTATGTAAAGGCAGAAAGCCCAGGGCTGCTCCCCTAATGTTGGGGTGGTGTCCTTGTTCAAGGCCTGGGGCAGATCTTAGCTCTGCACTGACAGGCTCCCGGGGACCTGTGAGAGGGAGTGGGGCAGAGAAGCCAGCACCAAAGAGGACAGATTGTGGGTAGAgtgaggggaggcggggaggccATGGGAGAGGCACCAAAGTGGGGCAAGGATACAGAGAAGGCCAGATGGGTGGAACTAGTGGGACTCCCCAGGTGAGTGTAGGGAGTCACCTGCTTCTCAAAACTGTGTCCTGGGCAGCCTGACTCAGGCTCAGAAAGTCCAAGCTGGGGCTGAGGACAGCTCCCCGCTCAGAGTCACGACAGAAGCACCTCGTGAGGGTCACGGGGACTGGGCACTGCTCCGAGCTCTCCTTTCGGATGATCCTTGAATGCTCCAACAGTCACTCTCATttggcagatgaagaaactgaggcccagagaggctgggtaATGAACCCAAGAGCCCAAAGGCGGCAGAGCAGAGGTTTGAGACCAGCATGTCTGTGTCAGAACCCAGATACATGTGCCTGCTCTCTGGTGGCCAGGGAGGGCTGGCTCGGGGACAGAGGACGTGCGGAGTGGTGAGTCTCCTGGGCCCCGGGCATCCAAAGCTCCCCCTTTCTCCCAGCATCCAGCTGAGACATGGATCCTTCTGGAGTGAAAGACACGGTGCAGAAGGTGGGAAGACCCAGGAATTCCTGCTGCGGCCGGGCGAACACATTATAGCCGTCCTTGGCTCGTACAGGGGTTACCTCCGGTACCTGGTCGTATACACCGACCAAGGGCGCTCAGCCGCATTTGGGCGAGAAGAGGGCAACagcttctctgcctccccagaCCAACCGTGGAGGGTGCTCACGGGAATCTTTGGCCACCATAAGCTCCTCGGCATCACGAGCATCGGCTTTCAGTGGGATGATCCTCGAGAGGAGCTGACCACTGTACAAACATCTACCTCCTGATATCCAGAGAAATGAGTGCTCCGGGGTCCCCGTAGATGGGGCACGGGTCACCCTGCTGAGGCGGTCTCACTGGTGTTGGGCTGATAGCACTGGGGTATCCGAGTCGGGTCCTGAATCAGAATCCACCAATAAATGCAGTTTCTGCAGGAACAGTGTGTCCAGGCGTGGTCCTTGGGTCTGGGGTACAACCCAAACCTTCTGAGCCTATGGAGGGTGAGGCTCTGGGGTTGAGCTCAGAGATCTGAGCTGCGGGATGAGGCAGGAGGTGGGTCTGACACCACAGGCCTCCACGATTCTGCCGAGGATGCGGGACATGCCCATGCAGACCCTGGGCCAATCCCACAATCTTTCAGGATTCTGGGCTCCAAGGATGCCCTGCCCTCAACTCCCCACTCCAAGCCCATCCAGCTGGCCTCTGCCAGCCCAGACTCAGGTCCAGGCTTCCCGGAGTGTGCAAGGGGCCCCAGGGaagccactcat contains the following coding sequences:
- the LOC124233238 gene encoding zymogen granule protein 16 homolog B-like, coding for MLLWLTLALLWSTTCWAEQIYGLGGGQYFSTTPDYDNDITGIRVSVGSVLGLIKSIQLRHGSFWSERHGAEGGKTQEFLLRPGEHIIAVLGSYRGYLRYLVVYTDQGRSAAFGREEGNSFSASPDQPWRVLTGIFGHHKLLGITSIGFQWDDPREELTTVQTSTS